ATCCGGGCTAAGTTGATTAAAACGCAACAATTCACCTGCAGTATAGAGTCGATCTTTAATCGCGCTTCGACTGGAAGGATCAATAGGCCCTATTTTTGTATCGCCGTTTTCGTTTACGACTCCGAGAATCCAGTCATCGCTTATGTCTTTGTCATCGAGAATATCCGGGCTGTGGCTGGTCACTCCAATCTGAACATTCCTGGAGGCTGCGATGAGTGCGTCACGAAGAACACCTGCGGCTCCGGGGTGCACTGCAACTTCCGGCTCCTCAATCCCGACGAACGGAATACGACGTTCACCCTCACCAAAAGATTGATACAAGGCTGTCAGAACGCCAAGGGCGCGGAGCGTTCCGTCGGACATATTTTCAGCGGGAAAACGCCACGGTGTTCTATTAGTCCCCACGACCTGACGAAATTCGAGTGTTTCTTTCTTGCCCATATGTTTAACCGTAACACCCCGAACACCGGTCACAATTTTTGAAAGAAATTCCATCACCTTGCCGTAGGCTTCTTTATTTTCTCTTTCCATAAGGTTCAAAACACTTGCAATATTCTGCCCGTCTCGGCCCAAGAGAATACCCGTGTCAGGGGGCTGTAATTCCCTGATATTAACCGGATTGAAATTGTAAAATCCCATATGGGAGAGAGCATCGTATACTTCACGAAATCCGGGAAGGCCCGCTGCAGCAACAAGATAAAGTCGATCAGAAGCTACAGGGGGCATAACCCTCTCACTGGATTCAATGAGTCTGCCTTCTTGTACACGGTAAAAGTTGTGATTGTTTAATTCTGACCCGAAAACATGGCATTCTTCGTCTTGAACTTCAAATCCCCCTTTTTTCATTGCTCCGACACTAAATGCGAACCATCCCGTACTGTTTTCCGTTATCGTGAATTCGAGGCGGATCCCAAAATTAGTTGGATGGCCGGAAGAACGGCGGCGAACCTCATTGATGCCGCCACGGTCCCGAAGCGCATGTTCCAGACTCATATTAAGCGATTCCGCTATAATTCGGAGCGCATCGAGAAAATTACTTTTTCCTGCGCCGTTCGGTCCTACGAGAAATGTTAAGGGACCGAGTTTGACGGAACAGGCGGCGAAGCTTTTATAGTTCCGAAGAACGACTCGAGTCAGGAAAACGGAATCATGCATCTTCTTCCCCCAAACGGACACTGCGTGCTTGTGAAAATCGATTTTACACAACTATCTGATATTTTTTTTATACATGACAACATAAATAAATACGCATGTTTTACGTGTTTAGATCCTGAAACGAGTTCAGGATGACACGTGTCATGCCGAACTTGTTGCC
This portion of the Candidatus Latescibacter sp. genome encodes:
- a CDS encoding AAA family ATPase, which produces MHDSVFLTRVVLRNYKSFAACSVKLGPLTFLVGPNGAGKSNFLDALRIIAESLNMSLEHALRDRGGINEVRRRSSGHPTNFGIRLEFTITENSTGWFAFSVGAMKKGGFEVQDEECHVFGSELNNHNFYRVQEGRLIESSERVMPPVASDRLYLVAAAGLPGFREVYDALSHMGFYNFNPVNIRELQPPDTGILLGRDGQNIASVLNLMERENKEAYGKVMEFLSKIVTGVRGVTVKHMGKKETLEFRQVVGTNRTPWRFPAENMSDGTLRALGVLTALYQSFGEGERRIPFVGIEEPEVAVHPGAAGVLRDALIAASRNVQIGVTSHSPDILDDKDISDDWILGVVNENGDTKIGPIDPSSRSAIKDRLYTAGELLRFNQLSPDTKKIKKISPAQLELFGGIPK